Within the Macaca nemestrina isolate mMacNem1 chromosome 5, mMacNem.hap1, whole genome shotgun sequence genome, the region aactgggcaacacagtgagactccgtctcttaaaaaaaattgtttagacACTAAAGACCTCACAAGATAACAGGAATTACCACTAATATAACATCTCAGTAGGCCGGgtgagatggctcacacctgtaatcccagcactttgggaggctgagggggggtggatcacctgaggtcaggagttcagtatcagcctgaccaatacggtaaaaccctactaaaaatacaaaaattagctgggcgtggtggtgtgcacgtgtagtcccagctactcgggaggctgagacaggagaattgcttgaacccagaaagttgctgtgagccaagatcatgccactgcactccagcctggatgacagaatgagactccatctcaaaaaataaaaataaaaataactggggccgggcacagtagctcatgcctgtaatcccagcactttcggaggctaagggtgatcacttgaggtcagaagttcaagaccagcctggccaacatgacgaaacccagtctccatgaaaaatacaaaacttagctgggtgtggtgtcaggtgcctgtaacgccagctacttgggaggctgaggcaggagaatcacttgcactcaggaggcagaggttgcagtgagccaagatcgtgccactgcactccaacttgggtgccagggtgagacactgtctcaaaaaaaaaaagtaattggaaCATGGAGTGCATTTATTAATCTAGGCAAATCTGCCCAGAACATTTTCAAAAGTAACTGGGTGCATAAGGAAACAAAACGCAAAGagacaataaaaacaaaccccaaaagaCAAATAATAGTGGATTTAtcgaaaagacaaaaaaaacaaaacaaacaaacaaaaaaaaaaatggcattttgggaggccgaggcaggcagatcatttgaggtcaggagtttgagaccagcctggccaacatggtgaaatcccatacctattaaaaatacaaaatgtggccgggcacagtggcttatgcctgtaatcccagcactttgggaggccaaggggggcagatcaagaggtcaggagatcgagaccatcatggccatcatgatgaaaccctgtctctactaaaaataccaaaattagctgggcgtggtgacatgtgcctgtagtcccagctactcgggagggtgaggcaggagaattgcttgaacctggaaggcagaggttgcagtgagttgagatcgtgccactgcacttcagcctgggcaacagaatgagactccacctcaaaaaaaaaaaaggaaaaccaagggAACAATGACCATAGCAGTCACCTCCCAGGGACACTCTGATCAGAGACATTTTGATCAGAGAGGAATATATGTGGGATACTGGCCATGTTCTATAGTTTGACCTAGGGAGTAGCTAGATGGGTATCTGCTTTATAAAcatcatttaaattatatatgtttatattttcattcggcaacttttaaaggtttttaaaataaaagctaacacTAATATATTAAAGACAACAAATACTTCTTAAGGAGTGGTTCCATCTGGCATGCTTCCTCACAGGAGACGTAGTGAGGGAGACTAGCTCACCTCAAGGGACAGCCAGActgccttccttttcttccctcttttcttgaAAGATCACTATTAACCTTCTACCTGCTAAATCCAATGAACAGATTTcagttctgggttttttttgttgtgttttcatttttttttagagacagggtctcactctgtcacccaggctaaagtgcagtcgtgcaatcatagctcactgcagcctcaaattcttgggctcaagcaatccttctgcctcaacttTCTAAACAGCTAGAAcaacaggtgcataccaccatgcccagctaagaatttttgtgtttcaatttattttatttatttagtagagatggggtctcagttatttagtaaagacggggtctcactttgttgcccagactggtctcaaacttttggttTCAAGctatactcctgcctcagtctcccaaagtggtgggattacaggcatgagccaccacactcagcctagatttcagtttatattttactttacctCCTCCCTCTTCTTAGACCACTGTCTTGAATCACAGGTTCTAATACTGCCAACTACTTCACTTTCTCAAAAATCTCTTTACTTTTACAATAGGCCTCTTCCTgggttacctttttttttttttttttttttttttttttgagacaaggtctagctctatcacccaggctggggtgcagtggtgctatctcagctcacctccccagctgaagcaatcctcccacctcagcctccccaggtgcgtaccaccatgcctggctaatttttgtattttttttgtagagatggggttttgtcatgttgcctatgctggtctcaaactcatgagctcaagagatccactcacctcggcctcccaaagtgctgggattacaggcgtgagccaccaccccggcCTCTGGGTTCCTCTTAACTCAGGCaattccttctctgcctctgccacAGATTCCTCTTCTTCTGCTTTCCCTTTATGTCAGTGGATCTCAAATTTTAAGGCACACTTAAAAAGGACTTGAGGCAGTTCAAAAGTGTAGAGTCCCAAATCCCACCCCAAGAGATTGTAACTCATTAACTTTGGATGAGTCCCAGGaacctgtattttttaaataaacagccCATGTAATTTTGACACAGGCATAACTCAGCTCATACATTCAGTAACACTGCCTTAAATGACAGTGTTTCCCAGCATTGTGGATTTGACCCTATCAACTTCCACTCTAAACTTGGAGTCCTTAACCATGGACCTCAGAAGATTAGTGAAGTATTTCCCCCCAACTGTACATACATCCTATGTATATGTGGCATACGTGcatttttctggagagaaataGCCATAACTTTTATCACCTTCTAAAGATTATAAAAAGGTTAGAAATCACTCCTCTACCCACTCTTCCTACTGGATCTCACCACATCCACAGAATTAACCACTTGCTATTCACACCTCCATGACTTGTAATTCTATTATCACTGGCCAGAATTCTCTCCAACTCTAATATCCACTTGTCTAATACGTTTGTCTTTGGATGCTCCACATGCACCATCAACTCAACTTGTACAAAATTAAACACATTATCCGTAGTCCAACAACTAAATGTGCTCCTAATACCACCAGCCACGCAGTCATCCGGAAAGTCTGAGTTTTCCTGGACTCCTCCCTTTCTCACTCTCCTCTCCCTCCGTACTGCACTGACCTAATTTAGGCCTTCACCACTTCTCAGATGCAGTGTCTTCTTAGCTGACCTCCCTGCCTCATCCACTACCTCCAATACACCATTCCCTCTCTCTATGACATTCTCTACCAGCCCATCGCCTCAGTGTAAGATGGAAACAACACTGATGTACAAGGCCTGTCATGATCTGACGTCTGTCTGCACTCCCAGTGCTCTATGTTCGAACCATGCCCCATGACTCGGTTTCCCCAAAAGCCTCGTTCTTCTCCCTCCATGGTTGAAATGCCCTGTACTGCCTGCGACCCATTTAACAGGGTCTCTGTGGCACCCCAGTGCCCGGAACAGTGCCCTCCCCTGAAAGGCCTAATGCTTGCTGAACAGCTGGCGGAGTGACTGAGGAACAGGAAATTTTAGGAGTCAGGAAAGGGGCCTCCGGCGGTCGCACCGACGCCCCTCACCAGCTGCCGGTCGGCCACGGTCCTGTCAGGCACGAGGCTGTACACCTGGCTCCTCAGCACGATGGGCGGCAGAGCGTCCTCAAACAGACCTCGCGGGAACAGCTGCATGAGCTCTGAGACAGCCGCGCGCGCCGACCCTGGACCGAGAAACCGGGTCAGAGACAGGGAACTGGGGCGGGGACGCGGTTCCAACAAAACTCTCGGCTACCGGAAGCGAGGCCCCACCCAGCTGGGGTCTTTAGCCCCGCCCCGGGGTTGCCATGGTTACCTGGCTCGCCACGAAGAGGATCCGACTCCACAAGCCCTCGCTTCCGCCGCCTCTTAACTCCAAAGGTCTCCGGGACCAGGTGATGCCTTTTTCGGCTCATATCCCGGGATTTTATGGTACCGGGGAAGAGGTAGGAATGGAGGGAAGAGAACCTGAAAATAGGGTCTTCCGGCGCAGAACAGTGACGTACGGTCTCCCCGGGCGTCCCTCCTAGACCAGGTGATGACGAAAAGGGCGTCAACTTGTCATCCCTCAGGCCAGTCAGTGTTGGGAGGGGCGGTGGCGACGCAGATACCCGCACCACGTCCGCCGGGCCGGGCCTCACGCCGACCGCGGATTGGCTCCCTCCAAGGGCACGCACGCCTGGGGACTCGTGGGCGGCGTGGAGGGGCGCCGGTGGCCACGTTGGGATCAGCATCCTTCGTAAAGCTCACACCTCCCCGGCCCCGGGAGGGGTTTGCCCGCCACTGTCGCTGAATGATTGCATCATCGAAAGCAGAAAAACCACTTTTGCATCCTTCGGCCTCTGGTGTGCCTGCCATGACGTCATAGCCCTGCGGAGGTGCAAGTTGGGGAGCTTTGAGGTAACTGGATTCTTGATCTGAGCGCAGGCGTCCTTCCTAACCTCACTGCATTTGGAGGACCTGGAGGGAGGGTGGGTGAAGGGCAAGGAAAGAGGCAGGATGAGAGGTTGGCCGCGGTGGCGTCTGAGGGGCCTGAATGTTTCAAGGCCAGAACCTGGCGATCAGGTGGCTCGCTTAGTCCTAAACCAGTCATCCTTCTCCAggcctcctctgtaaaatggaaactctGTCCCCCTGCTTCCCTTAGGACCTCATGGATCCCAGGGGGACCAAGAGAGGAGCTGAGAAGACAGAGGTAGCTGAGCCTCGGAACAAACTACCCCGTCCAGCAGCTTCTCTGCCCACAAACCCTGCCCTCTACTCTGGGCCCTTTCCTTTCTACCGGCGCCCTTCGGAACTGGGCTGCTTCTCCCTGGATGCTCAACGCCAGTACCATGGAGATGCCCGAGCCCTGCGCTACTATAGCCCACCCCCCACTAACGGTCCAGGCCCCAACTTTGACCTCAGAGACGGATACCCGGATCGATACCAGCCCCGGGACGAGGAGGTCCAAGAAAGGCTGAACCACCTGCTGTGCTGGCTCCTGGAACACCGAGGCCGGTTGGAGGGGTGAGCAAAGCGTGGCAGGCAGTATATCTGGAGACCCGTACTACCCTCTAAAATTAGGAGAGCCACAGCTGGGGTGAGAATCAGTCCTTAAAAGAAACAGACTATTCTTCGAGGGGAGCATCTCACTAATGCTTGTGTCAGACCTTCAGCCTGTAACTCCTGCCTCTCAGGGGTCCAGGCTGGCTGGCAGAGGCCATAGTGACATGGCGGGGGCACCTGACAAAATTGCTGACGACACCGTATGAGCGGCAGGAGGGTTGGCAGCTGGCAGCCTCTCGGTTCCAGGGAACACTATACCTGAGTGAGGTGGAGACGCCGAAAGCCCGGGCCCAGAGGCTTGCTCGGCCACCGCTCCTCCGGGAGCTTATGTACATGGGATACAAATTTGAGCAGTATATGTGTGCAGGTGAGTTGCCCCTGCTTCATagcccccttccccttcccagagATTGAGAGTCCCCCacccctgctgctgcttctctccttgTGCAGACAAACCTGGAAGCTCCCCAGACCCCTCTGGGGAGGTTAACACCAACGTGGCCTTCTGCTCTGTGCTACGCAGCCGCCTGGGAAGCCACCCTCTGCTCTTCTCAGGGGAGGTAGACTGCACAGACCCCCAGACCCCATCCACACAGCCCCCCACCTGCTATGTGGAGCTCAAGACCTCCAAGGAGATGCACAGCCCTGGCCAATGGAGGAGCTTCTACAGGTTCAGGACAGGGGTGGGCAGGGCGAGAGCTTAGACTTGAAGGCTGG harbors:
- the WHR1 gene encoding inactive serine/threonine-protein kinase 19 isoform X2, which codes for MAGTPEAEGCKSGFSAFDDAIIQRQWRANPSRGRGGVSFTKDADPNVATGAPPRRPRVPRRACPWREPIRGRREARPGGRGAGGTPGETVRHCSAPEDPIFRFSSLHSYLFPGTIKSRDMSRKRHHLVPETFGVKRRRKRGLVESDPLRGEPGSARAAVSELMQLFPRGLFEDALPPIVLRSQVYSLVPDRTVADRQLKELQEQGEIRIVQLGFDLDAHGIIFTEDYRTRVLKACDGRPYAGAVQKFLASVLPACGDLSFQQEQMTQTFGFRDSEITHLVNAGVLTVRDAGSWWLAVPGAGRFIKYFVKGRQAVLGMVRKSKYRELLLSELLGRRAPAVVRLGLTYHVHDLIGAQLVDCISTTSGTLLRLPET
- the LOC105497595 gene encoding decapping and exoribonuclease protein; the encoded protein is MDPRGTKRGAEKTEVAEPRNKLPRPAASLPTNPALYSGPFPFYRRPSELGCFSLDAQRQYHGDARALRYYSPPPTNGPGPNFDLRDGYPDRYQPRDEEVQERLNHLLCWLLEHRGRLEGGPGWLAEAIVTWRGHLTKLLTTPYERQEGWQLAASRFQGTLYLSEVETPKARAQRLARPPLLRELMYMGYKFEQYMCADKPGSSPDPSGEVNTNVAFCSVLRSRLGSHPLLFSGEVDCTDPQTPSTQPPTCYVELKTSKEMHSPGQWRSFYRHKLLKWWAQSFLPGVPNVVAGFRNPEGFVSSLKTFPTMKMFDYVRNDRDGWNPSVCMNFCAAFLSFAQSTVVQDDPRLVHLFSWEPGGPVTVSVHRDAPYAFLPIWYVEAMTQDFPSPPKTPSPK
- the WHR1 gene encoding inactive serine/threonine-protein kinase 19 isoform X1, giving the protein MLIPTWPPAPLHAAHESPGVRALGGSQSAVGVRPGPADVVRVSASPPPLPTLTGLRDDKLTPFSSSPGLGGTPGETVRHCSAPEDPIFRFSSLHSYLFPGTIKSRDMSRKRHHLVPETFGVKRRRKRGLVESDPLRGEPGSARAAVSELMQLFPRGLFEDALPPIVLRSQVYSLVPDRTVADRQLKELQEQGEIRIVQLGFDLDAHGIIFTEDYRTRVLKACDGRPYAGAVQKFLASVLPACGDLSFQQEQMTQTFGFRDSEITHLVNAGVLTVRDAGSWWLAVPGAGRFIKYFVKGRQAVLGMVRKSKYRELLLSELLGRRAPAVVRLGLTYHVHDLIGAQLVDCISTTSGTLLRLPET